The following coding sequences are from one Trichoplusia ni isolate ovarian cell line Hi5 chromosome 15, tn1, whole genome shotgun sequence window:
- the LOC113501397 gene encoding polycomb group protein Psc-like: MVTSNKQPDKKVVKMAEQNSAAVVPQRTLIGEVNEHITCPLCRGYYIDATTIVECLHSFCRSCIIKHLKAKSYCPVCEMMINAAKPNIKLDKALQDIVYKLVPGLFQKEMERRQQFYSSRPGPAASATPEQRGEDTERIIFSPEDVISFSLEYSDATDTDSISSKSSDSNEPQPLSATSRRFLQCPAVVNINHLKKFLSMKFDIDSGQFAIDILYKRVPLPDYYTLMDIAYIYNWKRNEPMRFFYQITDYVAIRNRLFEINRKGSASCHFRDRKSSPGSTEDPNAGSPAPHLNDQSEASSGTDSPMPEDVGKQASDISKKHDSAGQHSKEMADKLNLNKNSCMSPKKNDDEVEKSQFLNSFELTAKSMLPLKSSPVKSDEQAATNESPSKSQSKSNKADDEKPNEPVKRKHQSSPHAPDLKKVKIELEKSKITNLSVAPGVSNSPSPNLNKVGETIPKGKESEGASKSSQPIPAAVHNLPSNVAVPTKDIRQQVVPSKQDGPGVKRTVSGPQNTSSPKRKPPHDIPGSMPAPTAAQKTISPLKLQLPKPEGATANAKTPEVQKPPLKKMPDLKPSVPMSQSSQNKGQQVNKVRMDLLANNSDPTIDRSKILSQVKSSLGAPSTPTTPSGDPLKSLFDSCKINIPSSLSITLTDQKLDPRNPGETATPDPKKNMVNKNLTGASNATHKVPSPPVHNYIEILKLPDTDPKKQKSDANDNKSGNQLGKAEGSATQSKTPGKSSETSAKGPVPNLKPISDTKLGKQSGNFSAPITFQQTFEQQLQSLQTDKKSKLPKNKAQVPKLMPATPKSLNAANKPGNAANKTVPNNMPVLENKPNAALDLSTPHNMQTHLAQQPTFHKAFETMQSIDNLAKKQNLPAKGLPLTMAQNNSFPSSMTNRPLTSGVSPLRIPSAANINQLKMDKGSPSGSQMPNRQEVPSNKSNLMKPSNSGSPSVSSPGYQMNPHASPGATQPSPRSQTRSPSSSPKLVIAEEKQAGSSGLEQNINQSNQITSTQIPNINSPNNDPSKSSPGPSKSGLKPVPSAGKMTGLRQPLAPSMKSNPSMNASAEYLMSQTRPQLIPHHHVLLRHQMEMNAWLKAQRQLDLIKTMSTNMAHQNQNDFNNKDKQYQFVLMMTSVQVTIPFKPRKKVYVDDEDEVSNENKNTLNIKKSSRNLKRHVDDDLKKCVDDDDIPVKVSRKEVSAAKLLAKKNSEEVCLKPLTSREKEIEFLDNLLSEHLEKEQSASLYVSGQPGTGKTASLSYILQLPKFQDGFKQVYVNCTMMKSAASIYNRICKELQVPTSGSTEKACCNAIEKYLNKKHKMILLVLDEIDQLDSKRQSVLYTIFEWPAMANSRIVLIGIANALDLTERTLPRLQARCSLRPVTLHFAPYTKEQIINIFTTVLASEDKSNVFSPVALQMLAAKIAAISGDMRRALDIGRRVIELAKRTKFSENKSIDNMMQDSTVTVELKQVLEVLNEVYGGSKKIESDVEDGFPLQQKLILCSLMLMLTKGKIKEIVMGKLHDVYKKVAAARNILPLDMCEMSAACGLLEARGALRVSGGAGRGARARRLRLHWDRAELAGALRDKPLLAAILDDVNCLAS, encoded by the exons atggttaCTTCTAATAAACAACCCGATAAAAAAGTGGTAAAAATGGCCGAGCAAAATAGTGCTGCAGTGGTGCCTCAGAGAACTCTAATAGGCGAAGTCAACGAGCACATAACATGCCCTTTATGTCGGGGATATTACATAGATGCAACAACGATTGTAGAATGTTTACACTCCTTTTGCCGAAGCTgcattataaaacatttgaaagcgAAAAGTTATTGCCCCGTTTGTGAAATGATGATCAATGCAGCCAAGCCAAATATCAAACTTGACAAAGCACTTCAAGACATTGTGTACAAACTGGTACCAGGACTTTTCCAAAAGGAAATGGAACGGCGTCAACAATTTTATTCTTCGAGACCTGGCCCAGCTGCTTCAGCCACTCCTGAACAGAGGGGTGAAGATACAGAAAGGATAATATTTAGCCCAGAAGATGTGATTTCCTTCTCATTGGAATATTCTGATGCTACTGACACTGATAGCATATCTAGTAAGTCCTCTGACAGCAATGAGCCTCAGCCTTTATCAGCAACATCTAGAAGGTTCCTGCAATGTCCTGCTGTTGTAAATATTAATCATCTGAAGAAATTTTTAAGTATGAAATTTGATATTGACAGTGGTCAATTTGCTATTGACATCTTGTACAAAAGAGTTCCTTTACCAGATTATTATACCCTAATGGACATAGCTTACATATACAATTGGAAACGCAATGAACCAATGAGATTTTTCTACCAAATAACAGATTATGTAGCTATTAGAAACAGATTGTTTGAGATTAACAGAAAAGGATCTGCATCATGTCACTTTAGAGATAGAAAGTCAAGTCCAGGTTCAACAGAAGATCCTAATGCTGGTAGTCCTGCTCCACATTTAAATGACCAATCTGAAGCTTCTTCTGGAACTGACAGCCCAATGCCAGAAGATGTTGGTAAGCAAGCAAGTGATATATCAAAGAAACATGACAGTGCAGGACAACACAGTAAAGAAATGGCTGATAAATTGAATCTTAATAAAAATTCCTGTATGTCTCCTAAAAAGAATGATGATGAAGTTGAAAAGTCacagtttttaaattcttttgaaCTGACAGCAAAAAGTATGTTGCCACTAAAGTCTTCACCTGTAAAATCAGATGAGCAGGCTGCAACAAATGAGTCTCCATCTAAAAGTCAGTCCAAATCAAATAAAGCTGATGATGAAAAACCAAATGAACCAGTGAAAAGGAAACACCAATCATCGCCTCATGCTCCAGATTTAAAGAAAGTGAAAATTGAACTTGAAAAGagtaaaattacaaacttatcTGTTGCCCCTGGGGTCTCCAATTCACCATcacctaatttgaataaagttgGTGAAACTATACCAAAGGGAAAAGAAAGTGAAGGAGCATCTAAGAGCTCTCAACCAATCCCAGCAGCTGTTCATAATTTACCATCTAATGTGGCAGTTCCTACTAAAGACATCAGACAGCAAGTAGTTCCTTCCAAACAAGATGGACCTGGAGTGAAAAGGACTGTTTCAGGACCTCAAAACACTTCATCACCTAAAAGAAAACCACCCCATGACATTCCAGGGTCAATGCCAGCACCTACAGCAGCACAGAAAACAATTTCACCTCTAAAACTACAATTGCCCAAACCTGAAGGGGCTACAGCAAATGCAAAGACTCCTGAAGTACAAAAGCCTCCTCTGAAAAAGATGCCTGATTTAAAACCTAGTGTTCCTATGTCTCAATCATCTCAAAACAAAGGACAACAAGTTAATAAAGTCAGAATGGATCTCTTAGCTAACAACAGTGACCCAACAATAGatagaagtaaaatattatctcAAGTGAAATCTTCACTTGGTGCACCAAGCACACCTACAACTCCATCTGGTGATCCTTTAAAATCCTTATTTGACtcatgtaaaattaatataccATCATCATTGTCTATTACATTAACAGATCAAAAGTTAGATCCGCGTAATCCTGGTGAAACCGCAACTCCAGATCCTAAAAAGAATATGGTGAATAAAAACCTAACTGGAGCTAGTAATGCCACGCATAAAGTTCCAAGTCCTCCAGTCCATAACTATATAGAAATCTTAAAGCTTCCAGATACTGaccctaaaaaacaaaaatctgatGCTAATGATAACAAGTCTGGTAATCAACTTGGTAAAGCAGAGGGCTCTGCAACACAATCCAAAACACCAGGTAAATCTTCAGAAACCTCTGCAAAAGGTCCTGTTCCTAACTTAAAACCAATTTCTGATACAAAACTAGGAAAACAAAGTGGTAATTTCTCAGCTCCCATAACTTTTCAACAAACATTTGAACAACAGTTGCAAAGCTTGCAAACTGATAAGAAgtcaaaattaccaaaaaataaagctCAAGTACCCAAGCTTATGCCTGCTACTCCTAAGTCATTAAACGCAGCTAATAAGCCTGGCAATGCAGCCAACAAGACTGTTCCAAACAACATGCCTGTCCTAGAAAATAAACCAAATGCTGCCCTTGATCTTTCTACACCTCATAATATGCAAACCCATCTGGCACAACAACCAACCTTCCATAAAGCCTTTGAAACAATGCAGTCCATAGATAACTTAGCCAAGAAGCAAAATTTACCTGCAAAAGGTTTGCCCCTTACCATGGCCCAAAACAACTCCTTTCCTAGTAGTATGACAAATAGGCCCTTAACTTCAGGTGTCAGTCCATTAAGAATTCCATCTGCTGctaatataaatcaattgaaaatGGATAAAGGAAGCCCAAGTGGTTCCCAGATGCCTAATAGGCAGGAAGTTCCTAGTAACAAGTCAAACCTGATGAAGCCTTCAAACAGTGGAAGTCCCTCTGTGTCATCTCCTGGTTACCAAATGAATCCTCATGCTTCTCCCGGAGCAACCCAACCCTCACCTAGATCACAAACGCGTTCACCAAGTTCCTCGCCTAAGTTAGTTATAGCTGAAGAAAAACAAGCTGGTAGTTCTGGcttagaacaaaatataaaccaGTCAAATCAAATCACTAGTACTCAAATCCCCAATATAAATTCTCCAAACAATGATCCATCAAAATCTTCACCAGGGCCTTCAAAGTCAGGATTGAAGCCTGTTCCCTCCGCAGGCAAAATGACAGGTTTAAGACAACCCCTAGCCCCTTCTATGAAATCAAATCCTTCCATGAATGCTTCTGCAGAGTACCTCATGTCGCAGACACGCCCACAACTTATTCCACATCACCATGTACTCCTTAGGCATCAGATGGAAATGAATGCTTGGCTTAAAGCTCAACGACAACTCGATTtaattaagactatgtcgactAATATGGCACATCAGAATCAAAATGACTTTAACAATAAGGACAAGCAGTA ccaATTTGTTTTGATG atgacCAGTGTTCAAGTTACTATTCCATTTAAGCCCCGTAAGAAAGTTTATGTGGACGATGAAGATGAGGtttcaaacgaaaataaaaatactttaaatattaagaaatccAGCCGAAATTTGAAGAGACATGTAGACGATGATCTGAAGAAATGTGTTGATGATG ACGACATCCCTGTGAAAGTATCAAGAAAAGAAGTTTCGGCTGCTAAACTTTTGGCAAAGAAGAACAG TGAAGAGGTATGTTTAAAACCCCTTACAAGCCGAGAGAAAGAGATCGaatttttagataatttgttAAGCGAACATCTTGAGAAGGAGCAATCAGCTTCGTTGTATGTTTCTGGACAGCCGGGCACGGGAAAAACTGCGAGCTTGTCGTATATTTTGCAACTACCTAAG tTTCAAGACGGATTTAAACAAGTGTATGTTAACTGCACTATGATGAAGTCAGCAGCTAGTATCTACAACAGAATATGTAAAGAGCTCCAGGTGCCCACTTCAGGATCTACGGAAAAGGCTTGTTGTAACGcgatagaaaaatatttgaataagaagCATAAAATGAT acTACTAGTTTTAGACGAGATAGACCAGTTAGATAGCAAGCGCCAATCAGTTCTGTACACAATATTTGAGTGGCCAGCAATGGCGAACTCGCGTATAGTACTAATCGGGATCGCCAACGCACTTGACCTGACTGAGCGGACTCTGCCGCGGCTGCAGGCGCGTTGCTCCTTACGCCCCGTCACACTACACTTCGCGCCCTATACCAAAGAACAGATTATCAATATATTTACTACAGTATTGGCTAGTGAGGACAAAAGCAACGTGTTTTCACCTGTAGCTTTGCAAATGCTCGCAG cTAAAATTGCCGCTATCTCAGGAGATATGAGAAGAGCTCTAGATATTGGACGCAGAGTTATAGAACTTGCGAAGAGAACcaaattttctgaaaataagtCAATTGACAACATGATGCAAGACTCCACAGTAACAGTCGAGCTAAAACAAGTACTGGAGGTACTAAACGAGGTGTACGGCGGTTCTAAAAAAATAGAATCGGATGTCGAAGACGGCTTCCCGCTGCAACAGAAACTGATATTATGTAGCTTAATGCTAATGTTGACCAAAgggaaaattaaagaaatcgtTATGGGGAAACTACATGATGTTTACAAAAA GGTGGCGGCAGCGCGCAACATCCTGCCGCTAGACATGTGCGAGATGAGCGCGGCGTGCGGGCTGCTGGAGGCGCGCGGCGCGCTGCGCGTGtcgggcggcgcggggcggggcgcgcgcgcccgccgcctgcGCCTGCACTGGGACCGCGCCGAGCTCGCCGGGGCGCTGCGGGACAAGCCGCTGCTCGCTGCCATACTCGATGACGTCAACTGCTTGGCGTCCTAG
- the LOC113501024 gene encoding uncharacterized protein LOC113501024, translating into MGRMSGIKWEKATQCRPIHNIISSDFPRYNPQPWKFMEGRVRVEWLLSYEYQRMWLEEREAWKKRMYPENTTVNVDVVKRYVLTFKTNHQPPKPEKKKPFKMKKFDGIKGKTESKRLPDAEKTEKVKNGEETI; encoded by the exons ATGGGTCGTATGAGCGGTATTAAATGGGAAAAGGCCACACAATGTCGACCAATACATAACATAATCTCCTCAGACTTTCCCAGATACAATCCCCAACCATGGAAGTTTATG GAAGGTAGAGTACGTGTAGAATGGTTACTATCTTATGAATACCAAAGAATGTGGTTGGAGGAAAGGGAAGCTTGGAAGAAAAGAATGTATCCTGAAAATACGACGGTTAACGTTGACGTTGTTAAACGTTATGTTTTGACTTTCAAAACTAATCACCAACCTCCAAAACCTGAAAAGAAGAAGCCATTTAAGATGAAAAA ATTTGATGGTATAAAAGGCAAAACTGAAAGTAAACGTCTTCCAGATGCAGAAAAAACAGAAAAGGTAAAAAATGGAGAAGAAACCATTTAA